A segment of the Mastacembelus armatus chromosome 7, fMasArm1.2, whole genome shotgun sequence genome:
GAGATTTCCCAGCGCTCACTGCAGCGCAGCTTGGTGGCTTTGCTGCAGTGTGGAGTCTAATTGCCAGGCAGGAAGGGGGATGGGAAGGGAAGAGGAGGGGTTGGTTGCAGTCATGCTGAAGTACAGTCTTCTAGCCAGTCTGAATACATGGGGGGGAAATGGGAAGGCAGCTGCAGTATACACAGCAGTTAATGTCTTTTCCACATGAATTATTGAAGGTGCCCCAAAGGAGAGTGGGAGGGTCACATGTGGATAAACTAGTGTTCAGAtagtccagctgctgctgaggtttaTTATAACACACACCTTAAGCATATGCTATCAAATTGTTGAATTGAGCCCTTTTTAGTTACATTACTAAATTCTATTAGTCTTGAATGGAGATAGTGTCGTATTAGCTCGCTGCTTTTCACTTATGTTGTGTTAAAAGGCTTTTCCCTCCTGGAGAAAATGAGTGTGTGGATTGACTTTGTGGTGTCAGATTCCCCACCCTTGTCTCTGAGTCACATCTGGTAGGTCCATTGTGTCCTGGCTGCATTAAAGTACAATACCAGAGGAAATCAATAATGGATCATACAATACCGCAACCATTTGCAGAGGTTACGAAGAGCAATCTAAAGTTACATGATGGccagagagaaatgaaaatacaCAGTTTGATCACTCAAAAACATAAGTGGCTGGTGAAAGCATTACTAAATAAACTGATAGATACCTATTATTTTAGGCTTAGTGTCCTTGCATAAAATATCacgtgataaaaaaaaacaaaacaaaaaaaaaacagaaaggacagGTGAACAAATCCCACTCTTGAATCAAATCCAAGAAATATCTGGGCTTAGTGATAAATCACATTTTAGAAACCTCCccatatttattttgtgaaatagTTGGAAACTGGTAAGTGCAGAAGTGATGTATGACAGACACTATTTAGACACTTGTAGAATTATATCCCATATGTCATCTATTTGTAGACGTTCATGAGGCTGTGGTTGAATTTAATgggcaaaaatatatatttattttcatgtaacCAATAACATATTTTCTGACTGAACAATCATCATCAGGCccacaaacagaaataataatacagataaatattagaaatattaaTCATCTGCGTATGCTTTCCTTCATCACTGTGGTCTCTGCTTTCTCAGGAAGGCTGTAGACTGTGATGGAGATGTTTGTGTTATTGAAGACCTGTTCCAGTATTTCAGACACTCTTGCCCACTTCAGTCGATCCAGACCACAGCCGATACTGTTAGCAAGAGGAAAACACCTACAGTTTAACTGCAGCAGTAACAGAACTGACACCAAGCTTTTAGAATGAATGAGCTGACCAattaaatataatgttttaCTAAATGACTGGAAATGGCACAAACCGAGGCATTGAAATTCTTGTTACTCCGTTCTCTACACAATGTGATTTCATGTCCTCCAGGCTGAGTGTCAGGCTGTGGTAGGTGGGTTTCTGGCTTGCCTTTTCCTTTGTTATCTGCAAATAAAAATTATCTGTCTATTTTTGTACATATGTATCCTATACAATTTTAATTATATGTTGCATCTTTACCAGATAGTAGACAAACCGTCCGTCAGAATCCAGTACAGCACACTGtcccattttcttttctgtttggaCAGAAAAAAGATGTGTCCATCAGAATACgataaaacataatgttttatAAAACCCCTTAAACCTCACAGCCCTGCTGCTAAATCGGTCATGATTTATTAATATAGCGGACAGAAAAACTGTGTTCTAATccacagatttttattttgggttGTACTGGACATCCTAAAGATTTCAAAGTTCAAATATGTCAGCGTTGACAGTGGAAAGATAAATATACCCAATTCATacagaatgtaaacagtcaTGAGGAAAGGTTTTTAGGTGCTAGATGTAGgatgttttcaaaataatacaattaacacattttaatcacttaaaattaaatcaatatttGGTTTGACCACCCTTTAGAGGTACTTTCAGGCAGGTTGTTCCCAGCATCGTGAAAACCAAAGCATTTaagctgtctctgtctctttcattgAATCCCAGACTTCAGGGATCTGCTACTTGTTCTTGTCATAATATATAGTTCTTAATGGCACTGGTTGATGACTGGGGTCATTGTGTGCTACATAATAAGTTTGAGGCTGATCAGATCTCCCCCTGATGATACTGCCTAGCAAACAAACATCTGAAGTGCTcaaaaatattcacacagtACTGCAATACTATCAAACAGTGTAGAataagatgttttttcttttccagcgGCATGAAGAGGAAAAGGGCAAATAGTAGGAAATTGAATTTGTAATGAAAGGGCTAACTCACTTTGCCCTTTTAGCTCCGCTACCCTTCTGAACTTCTGCTTGAACTGCACTGCTATGCCTGCCCCCATGCGGCAGTCCTCACTGATGCAGTGGGCCAGAGCCTCGTCCTCAGGGCAGGAGAACAGGTCCCCAGTGACATAGTTCAGTCGAAAGCTGTTTTCTGCAGGCTGACCAGGAGGGGGCAGCATTACACAACGACATGAAGCAGAATGAGCCCAACTGAGTAAACACTGGTGACTTGAGAAGCGAAACcataacacagacacatgctgtAACGCACATACAGACTAAGCAGAGAGCTCAAAGTGTGTAAGCTTTACCTTATCCGTCATTGCCGGAAGGTTTCTCAGGTTCACACATTGACAACAATATGCAGTGAGTTAACGATAATTTGTTCTGCAGAGTcggaaaaacacaacaaaccaaCGCAAGGTTGTCGGCATTCAGCTTCTGCTACACAATGTGCAAATCAGTTTATCGCACAAGAAAACAGCTCGTATCACTTACCAGCAGTTGACTGCAGGTGCAGTTTTATTGCTAATTAAAGGGTCTTTTAAAATGCTCTCAGTTTGTAGCAGAACAGGAAGCAGTCACGAGATCTGTCTGTGTTCTCGCGAGACGTGACACCCTTCGTCCTCCTGTCCCGAATTACTGGAAATGGTACACGCCACGTTTAGCCAGGATGATCTCATAACTGAGCTagctttgttttgattttagaCAAACTACAGTTTACAGTTCTTTAAAATTGGatcaaacaatgaaaaacaagataCTTTATTCAATATTTATGAAGTAATACTGTAATATTATTgtgatgtgttatttttgtcataacCTATAGCTTTGTTTATTGCTCATGTCATCTGTTCAATAAAAAAAGGAAGCTTTGAGAATAATATCCACGCATCCACACCAAAATAGACAGAAATAACTGAAACCTACCACAAACTAGATAAAAACTGAGAaatttttttactgtgtttaaaTACCTTGCaaacttttactgttttttatattttttctggtTTATTCGATTTCTATGCAGGCTCATATTGGGCAGTGCTATGATGGCAATGAGTATGAGGCCATAACACTGAGTGCATTAACAAAGGTAGAAATGTATATATAAAGGTAGAAATGATCCTGTCCCGACTGgtgaaaataacaataaaataaaataatatacacACCCACAAAGTCCCGAGAAGAGGTCTTATCATCCTAAATAAGTCAAAACACTTCTCTAGGGTGGACTGTGggtacagttgtgctcatataTTTACATGGtgcaatttgagaaatattggccATTTTTAAGAGCTATAATTGATCATGCAGGGAACTTTTCTTTATAAAGAAAGCTAGTATCTTTGGTAATTGCGGTTGTCAGGATTTTgttctgttcagttttatttaccAAAATGGTTCTCAAATTGTTCCAGGGGCATGGGAAATTATGAGCACAACTTTATGTTTCTTGAATAACTTATATGCTCATTTTATGACACAAAACTAAAGTGAAAATACAGTAAGTGATTTATCAGTGTAGCATCTACAAAGATCACATAAACAATACACAAATAGACCTATAATACTATAAGCAACTGATGCAAACTACTAATGCCCAGTTTTCTGTTATACATATAACTGCAGTAGATACGCAATTGCAGCATGATTGATCacacatgaatgtgtgtatgtgacaagCTGACAGTTCATGTTATAGCATTAGAAGTCAGTGCTGCGTCTTTGCTCGTTGATCCAGTCTGCTGGGTTGACATCCATCTGCAGCATCTTCATCACCCACTTGTCCCTGCGTGCACCATCGATGAATTCATCCAGAGAGAGCTCTCCTAAGTGAAGAGGGACAGTTATTCTCTGGGCTTATTTCACTGTAAATTCCTCCATTCCTGGATTCATAACACTGATAGGAAGAGAGCCATTGTACAGCTAATATCCAATTTTCCTTTCAATATACACAAGCAACAATGCTCAGGGAACCTTGGGCATTAACACCCAGAGAGCCATTAGGGCAACCTGACACTGTCCTTTTAAATCATCTGTGAAGCATTTTAAGCTGTCAGAAAACTCTTCTAAACACTCACCATCTCCATTTTCATCAACCAGCTCGAATATCCGGTCAACCACTTGGTCTGGGGTCAGCCGATTGCATTCTTCATCCAGCTCTCCATGGCAGGCTTTCTTCAGTCGATAAATAGACTGAGAGTGACAGGAAAGTATGTTACATTGAATGACGATTACAATTTATTGAAGCCCATGGCTTTAACTTGAAATATCCTTTAAAGTGTTTTGAAAGCTTCAAAGATCAATAGTGTAGTACATACAGTTAATGGAAAATACCAAATATTACCTCTACAATTTCAAGAAGCTCTGTTTTGTCAATGCATCCACTTCCGTCTTTATCATACATTTTGAATGTCCATTTAAGCTTATGTTCCAATTTACCCCTCAGGACTAAGTTCAACGCTGCCACATACTCCAGAAAATCAATAGTGTTGTCCTGTAATATGAAAAGAAAGAGTTAAAATGCTATGCAATTTGTGATGTCTGTGTTGCATTTAAATACTAGACAGAATTCACAATTTACAATCAAAATGTAAGGTTACAACTAACCATTATTTTCACTGTTAGTATTTTATATGGTTTGGTCTATTAACTGCCAGGAAATAGTTAGGTGAGATAATCATTGTAATTATATAATATCCTAGGGTCCAACTTATTCAAATGGCTTCTTATATCTGAAATTCAAATAAGacattcagtttattttcatgGAAGATTAAGAGAACCAGCAAATATTTACACTTCAGATGCTTGAGCTTGtacatttctgatattttttttatgagaaTGACTTATACAATTAATCAGCTATCAAAATTATTACCATTTAATGTTTGATTAATCAACACAATTGACAATCAACTAATCTGTTAAGCTCTTCAATAATGGGATAAACTTCTACAAATGGATATAGtcaacaaatttaaaattttactgtGGCAAGGGTAATGCCGATACTACAATAAGACAAATGACTATGCACAAGGTTTCTACTATAGGTTTGTACTTACGCCATTCTTGTCAAAGGCtctaaacatgttttcaatGTAATCTGCAGCCTCCTTGTTATTGGTAACACCAAAAAAGCTCTTGAACTCGTGCATGAAGAGAGTTCCACTTGGACATTCTGTAACAAATTTTTTGTACCATTCCTGAAGCTCTGCCACATCGATTTCCTTGTCTGGGTCATTATCTTCACTCAGGTGTTGACCCATTGTGGAGATAATTTCTCCAACACCCTAAATATTGAAACTAATTCTTACTTTACATTAAACAGTTTGGATTGATGAACTCTTTTTAAGCTTCCCTCTGTATTACACAATCCATAAATCTTCCTCAGTTTGTCCTCTCTTACTGAGCCAACCGCTGCACCATTAATTGCAAAAAGGACTACAGTTGTTCTGAAAATCTATTTGAGCTGAATTGTTAATCAACTGTTTTGTGGCAAGTCCTCTCTAAAAATGAGGGGATGAGACACCGACTGTTATGGATCACATGATAAGGGATTAGAAATAGACCCTTGTCAAAATCAATTAGAGCACAGAGAGATAATAAAAGGATTTCCTCATGCCCCAGCTTCTATCTATTCCAAAAATAGAAAAGTATGTCTACTGTATGTCTGCAATGTATAAACACCCCATTATAAGACGTTTCAAATACCTATGGCATAAATATTTGTTAATGACAATATGAATGAACATTTGCATGCCTTCAACTAGGTAAAACATGCTAAGGTGACTTGAGGACTCAGATATATCATATGATAGTACTGAATGGGAAGTATCTGTTTAAATAATGAccatacaaaaacaacacaaaccttAAGCTTGAGATATGAGGTCAAGCACACTATTTCTTAACACAGCATAAAGCATAATAtataattaacaaaataaacatagtGTTTCCATGTAATCCTACGCAGGAGTGTGCATTTTGAGATGAGGGATCTTCATCACCAACTCTAGCTATTAAAAATCAAGATATGATAAGACTCTGTTGCttcagttttaaagaaaaaaatgtgtcctCCTATTTTAAGGAAGTGAAATGCTAAATTGTTCCTTAAAATAATCTTTCCAGCTATTCTAAGCTCCTGATCAGTCTGATGGTTCACACAGGCTAAATATGTAGTTATCTCAAAGCTCTGACCTTCATGTGTCAGGTTATTTATGGCTAACCTGCCTGCTTCAGTCTGAAGCCTGTAATAATATATGGCATTATTACTGAATTTACCAATGATCTCCATTAAATTACCCCTTAAGTGTTGAGAGGGCaggatgtttttaataaatgggAGAAACATTTTCTAAGTCTTAGGTATTGTTCTGATAACAGCAAGTGGAAAAGTTAGTgataatttgaaaataaatgttttcattagaataaCAGTGTCGCTGTTAGTGATGACTTTGCCATTGTTTACAGGTGAAGGCTTAGCTGGACCCAATACCTTCCTGGCCCTCGATATCTGCTGACAACAGAGATAGTGATAATCTTATCTTAGGAGTTTCAAGGCCATCTGAGGAGTCACTGGATTAAAATGACTCACACCT
Coding sequences within it:
- the guca1b gene encoding guanylyl cyclase-activating protein 2; this encodes MGQHLSEDNDPDKEIDVAELQEWYKKFVTECPSGTLFMHEFKSFFGVTNNKEAADYIENMFRAFDKNGDNTIDFLEYVAALNLVLRGKLEHKLKWTFKMYDKDGSGCIDKTELLEIVESIYRLKKACHGELDEECNRLTPDQVVDRIFELVDENGDGELSLDEFIDGARRDKWVMKMLQMDVNPADWINEQRRSTDF
- the oard1 gene encoding ADP-ribose glycohydrolase OARD1 isoform X2 translates to MTDKPAENSFRLNYVTGDLFSCPEDEALAHCISEDCRMGAGIAVQFKQKFRRVAELKGQKKKMGQCAVLDSDGRFVYYLEKASQKPTYHSLTLSLEDMKSHCVENGVTRISMPRIGCGLDRLKWARVSEILEQVFNNTNISITVYSLPEKAETTVMKESIRR
- the oard1 gene encoding ADP-ribose glycohydrolase OARD1 isoform X1, with product MTDKPAENSFRLNYVTGDLFSCPEDEALAHCISEDCRMGAGIAVQFKQKFRRVAELKGQKKKMGQCAVLDSDGRFVYYLITKEKASQKPTYHSLTLSLEDMKSHCVENGVTRISMPRIGCGLDRLKWARVSEILEQVFNNTNISITVYSLPEKAETTVMKESIRR
- the oard1 gene encoding ADP-ribose glycohydrolase OARD1 isoform X3, whose protein sequence is MGAGIAVQFKQKFRRVAELKGQKKKMGQCAVLDSDGRFVYYLITKEKASQKPTYHSLTLSLEDMKSHCVENGVTRISMPRIGCGLDRLKWARVSEILEQVFNNTNISITVYSLPEKAETTVMKESIRR